CCGCCACTACGGGAATACCGTTGGCCACGGCATGTCCGCGCTGTACGATCTGCCACGCCTGACGTTGGCGGAGCTGCTCGGCAGGCAGGTCCGTACTCTCGGTACCGATGGCCGTGGGGTAAATGAGTATATCGGCGCCCTGCAAGGCCATCAGTCGCGCCGCTTCGGGATACCACTGATCCCAGCAAACCAGTACGCCGAGGCATCCGACGGACGTCGGGATGGGGGTAAAGCCCAAGTCGCCGGGCGTGAAATAGAACTTTTCGTAATAGGCAGGGTCATCGGGGATGTGCATCTTGCGATACTTCCCTGCGATAGTGCCGTCCCGCTCCAGCACGACGGCCGTATTGTGGTAAAGCCCGGGAGCGCGCTTCTCGAAGAGGGAGAGCACCAGCACGACGCCGGCTTCGCGGGCGATGGTGCCGAAGAAATCGGTACTCGGTCCCGGGATGGTCTCTGCCCGGTCGAACACCTGCACGTCTTCCGTCTGGCAGAAATAAAGCCCGTTGTGCAGTTCCGGGAGTACGACCAGCTCGGCACCGCGTCGGGCGGCTTCGCGGATCTTCGCTGCCAGCCGCTCCCGGTTCGAGCAGACGTCCGCCGTGTTGGCTTGCTGAATGAGTGCTACTTTCATAGTTCTTTGCTGTGGAATTAGCGTATGAATCCTTGGGGGTACTGCATCGTGACGCAGTGGAGACTGCCATGCTGCTTGACGAGCGGACGGCAGTCGATGCCGATGACCTCTCTATCGGGAAACAGCCCCTGCATCACCGAGAGGGCGACGGCATCGAGGTGCGAATCGTAGGTGGGCACGAGTACTGCCCCGTTGATGATGAGGAAATTGGCATAGGTGGCGGGCAGCCTGTCCGCTCCGTCGTACAGAGCTTCCGCCATGGGCAGCGGCACGAGCCGGTACGGCTGTCCGTCCGGGCGGCGCAGCTCCTTCAGCTCCTGCTCCATGGCCGTGAGGTCGGAGTAGTGCTCGTCCGAGGGATCTTCCGAGCGGACATAGACGATGGTACGGGTATCGACGAACCGCGCCAACGTGTCGATGTGCCCGTCGGTGTCGTCGCCGGCCAAGGCTCCGTGGCGGAGCGAGAGTACACGGCTGACGCCGAGGCTCTCTTTCAGCGTGTCGATAATGGCCGTGCGGCTCAGGCCGGCATTGCGGTTCGGCTCGAAGAGGCAGCTGTCCGTGGTCAGCAAAGTACCTTCGCCATCCGTCTCCAGTGCTCCTCCTTCGAGGACGAAGGCGAGGCGATTGTCCAGGGTAACTTCTTCGGCGAACAGGCCCAGCGCATGGAGCCGTCTCGTGATGAGGTTGTCGTGATGGGCGGCAAACTTCATGCCCCAGCCGTTGAAGGCGAAGTCGGCTATCATCGGACGGCCGTCGGCGAGGAGGGAAATGCCTCCGTGGTCGCGCGCCCATGTATCGTTCGAGGGCAGCTCGAAGCAGTAGAGCCGGTGGTGCAGCTCGGGAGGCAGCAGGCCGAACACCCGCTTGCGATCGGGGCAAACGACTATCAGTCGCTCGTGGCGGAGTATGGCGGTGGCTATGCGGACGAAGCAGGTTTCCACCTCGTCGAGCATATACGCCCAGTCGGTTCGGTCGTGAGGCCAGGTCAATTGTACGGCCTCTTGCG
This genomic stretch from Porphyromonas gingivalis ATCC 33277 harbors:
- a CDS encoding carbon-nitrogen hydrolase encodes the protein MKVALIQQANTADVCSNRERLAAKIREAARRGAELVVLPELHNGLYFCQTEDVQVFDRAETIPGPSTDFFGTIAREAGVVLVLSLFEKRAPGLYHNTAVVLERDGTIAGKYRKMHIPDDPAYYEKFYFTPGDLGFTPIPTSVGCLGVLVCWDQWYPEAARLMALQGADILIYPTAIGTESTDLPAEQLRQRQAWQIVQRGHAVANGIPVVAVNRVGHEADPSGRTSGITFWGSGFVAGPQGELLAELSATEEAVEVVDIDPSRTEQVRRWWPFFRDRRIDAFSGLTERFLRG
- a CDS encoding agmatine deiminase family protein; translation: MTKRLFLPEWAPQEAVQLTWPHDRTDWAYMLDEVETCFVRIATAILRHERLIVVCPDRKRVFGLLPPELHHRLYCFELPSNDTWARDHGGISLLADGRPMIADFAFNGWGMKFAAHHDNLITRRLHALGLFAEEVTLDNRLAFVLEGGALETDGEGTLLTTDSCLFEPNRNAGLSRTAIIDTLKESLGVSRVLSLRHGALAGDDTDGHIDTLARFVDTRTIVYVRSEDPSDEHYSDLTAMEQELKELRRPDGQPYRLVPLPMAEALYDGADRLPATYANFLIINGAVLVPTYDSHLDAVALSVMQGLFPDREVIGIDCRPLVKQHGSLHCVTMQYPQGFIR